One window of Klebsiella quasivariicola genomic DNA carries:
- the rpsK gene encoding 30S ribosomal protein S11 yields MAKAPVRARKRVRKQVSDGVAHIHASFNNTIVTITDRQGNALGWATAGGSGFRGSRKSTPFAAQVAAERCAEAVKEYGIKNLEVMVKGPGPGRESTIRALNAAGFRITNITDVTPIPHNGCRPPKKRRV; encoded by the coding sequence ATGGCAAAGGCACCAGTTCGTGCACGTAAGCGTGTAAGAAAACAAGTCTCTGATGGCGTGGCTCATATCCATGCTTCTTTTAACAACACCATCGTTACTATCACTGATCGTCAGGGTAACGCACTGGGTTGGGCAACAGCCGGTGGTTCCGGTTTCCGTGGTTCTCGCAAATCCACTCCGTTTGCAGCTCAGGTTGCAGCAGAGCGTTGCGCAGAAGCCGTAAAAGAATACGGCATCAAGAATCTGGAAGTTATGGTCAAAGGTCCGGGTCCGGGTCGCGAATCTACTATTCGTGCACTGAACGCCGCTGGTTTCCGCATCACTAATATTACTGATGTGACTCCGATCCCTCATAACGGTTGTCGTCCGCCGAAAAAACGTCGCGTATAA
- the rpsM gene encoding 30S ribosomal protein S13, which produces MARIAGINIPDHKHTVIALTAIFGIGKTRSKAICAETGIAENVKISELSEEQIDILREAVGKFVVEGDLRREITLSIKRLMDLGCYRGLRHRRGLPVRGQRTKTNARTRKGPRKPIKK; this is translated from the coding sequence GTGGCCCGTATAGCAGGCATTAACATTCCTGATCACAAACATACCGTAATCGCTTTAACCGCTATTTTCGGTATCGGCAAAACCCGTTCTAAAGCTATCTGCGCTGAAACGGGCATCGCTGAAAATGTTAAGATCAGTGAGCTGTCTGAAGAACAAATTGATATTCTGCGTGAAGCAGTAGGTAAATTTGTCGTTGAAGGTGATCTGCGCCGTGAAATCACCCTGAGCATCAAGCGTCTGATGGACCTTGGTTGCTACCGTGGTTTACGCCATCGTCGTGGTCTTCCGGTTCGCGGTCAGCGTACCAAGACCAACGCACGTACCCGTAAGGGTCCGCGTAAACCGATCAAGAAATAA
- a CDS encoding DNA-directed RNA polymerase subunit alpha, producing MQGSVTEFLKPRLVDIEQVSSTHAKVTLEPLERGFGHTLGNALRRILLSSMPGCAVTEVEIDGVLHEYSTKEGVQEDILEILLNLKGLAVRVQGKDEVILTLNKSGIGPVTAADITHDGDVEIVKPQHVICHLTDENAAISMRIKVQRGRGYVPASARIHSEEDERPIGRLLVDACYSPVERIAYNVEAARVEQRTDLDKLVIEMETNGTIDPEEAIRRAATILAEQLEAFVDLRDVRQPEVKEEKPEFDPILLRPVDDLELTVRSANCLKAEAIHYIGDLVQRTEVELLKTPNLGKKSLTEIKDVLASRGLSLGMRLENWPPASIADE from the coding sequence ATGCAGGGTTCTGTGACAGAGTTTCTAAAACCGCGCCTGGTCGATATCGAGCAAGTGAGTTCGACGCACGCCAAGGTGACCCTTGAGCCTTTAGAGCGTGGCTTCGGCCATACTCTGGGTAACGCACTGCGCCGTATTCTGCTCTCATCGATGCCGGGTTGCGCGGTGACCGAGGTTGAGATTGATGGTGTACTGCACGAGTACAGCACCAAAGAAGGCGTTCAGGAAGACATCCTTGAAATCCTGCTCAACCTGAAAGGGCTGGCGGTGAGAGTTCAGGGTAAAGATGAAGTCATCCTTACTTTGAATAAATCTGGCATTGGCCCTGTGACTGCAGCCGACATTACCCACGACGGTGATGTCGAAATCGTCAAGCCGCAGCACGTGATTTGCCACCTGACTGATGAGAACGCTGCTATTAGCATGCGTATCAAAGTTCAGCGCGGTCGCGGTTATGTGCCGGCTTCTGCCCGAATTCATTCGGAAGAAGATGAGCGCCCAATCGGCCGTCTGCTGGTCGACGCCTGCTACAGCCCTGTAGAGCGTATTGCCTACAATGTTGAAGCTGCGCGTGTAGAACAGCGTACCGACCTGGACAAGCTGGTCATCGAAATGGAAACCAACGGCACAATCGATCCTGAAGAGGCGATTCGTCGTGCGGCAACCATTCTGGCTGAACAACTGGAAGCTTTTGTTGACTTACGTGATGTACGTCAGCCAGAAGTGAAAGAAGAGAAACCAGAGTTCGATCCGATCCTGCTGCGCCCTGTTGACGATCTGGAATTGACTGTCCGCTCTGCTAACTGCCTCAAGGCAGAAGCTATCCACTATATCGGTGATCTGGTACAGCGTACCGAGGTTGAGTTGCTGAAAACGCCGAACCTGGGTAAAAAATCTCTTACTGAGATTAAAGACGTGCTGGCTTCCCGTGGACTGTCTCTGGGCATGCGCCTGGAAAACTGGCCACCAGCAAGCATTGCTGACGAGTAA
- the rpsD gene encoding 30S ribosomal protein S4 encodes MARYLGPKLKLSRREGTDLFLKSGVRAIDTKCKIEQAPGQHGARKPRLSDYGVQLREKQKVRRMYGVLERQFRNYYKEAARLKGNTGENLLALLEGRLDNVVYRMGFGATRAEARQLVSHKAIMVNGRVVNIASYQVKANDVVSIREKAKKQSRVKAALELAEQREKPTWLEVDAGKMEGTFKRQPERSDLSADINEHLIVELYSK; translated from the coding sequence ATGGCAAGATATTTGGGTCCTAAGCTCAAGCTGAGCCGTCGTGAGGGCACCGACTTATTCCTTAAGTCTGGCGTTCGCGCGATCGATACCAAGTGTAAAATTGAACAAGCTCCTGGCCAGCACGGTGCGCGTAAACCGCGTCTGTCTGACTATGGTGTGCAGTTGCGTGAAAAGCAAAAAGTTCGCCGTATGTACGGTGTGCTGGAGCGTCAGTTCCGTAACTACTATAAAGAAGCAGCACGTCTGAAAGGCAACACCGGTGAAAACCTGTTGGCTCTGCTGGAAGGTCGTCTGGACAACGTTGTATACCGTATGGGCTTCGGCGCCACTCGTGCTGAAGCACGCCAGCTGGTTAGCCACAAAGCGATTATGGTAAACGGTCGTGTTGTTAACATCGCTTCTTATCAGGTTAAAGCGAATGACGTTGTCAGCATTCGTGAGAAAGCGAAAAAGCAATCTCGCGTGAAAGCCGCTCTGGAGCTGGCTGAGCAGCGTGAAAAGCCAACCTGGCTGGAAGTTGATGCTGGCAAGATGGAAGGTACGTTCAAGCGTCAGCCGGAGCGTTCTGATCTGTCTGCGGACATTAACGAACACCTGATCGTCGAGCTTTACTCCAAGTAA
- the rpmJ gene encoding 50S ribosomal protein L36 → MKVRASVKKLCRNCKIVKRDGVIRVICSAEPKHKQRQG, encoded by the coding sequence ATGAAAGTTCGTGCTTCCGTCAAGAAATTATGCCGTAACTGCAAAATCGTTAAGCGTGATGGCGTCATCCGTGTGATTTGCAGTGCCGAGCCGAAGCATAAACAGCGCCAAGGCTGA
- the rplQ gene encoding 50S ribosomal protein L17 — translation MRHRKSGRQLNRNSSHRQAMFRNMAGSLVRHEIIKTTLPKAKELRRVVEPLITLAKTDSVANRRLAFARTRDNEIVAKLFNELGPRFASRAGGYTRILKCGFRAGDNAPMAYIELVDRAEPKAEAAAE, via the coding sequence ATGCGCCATCGTAAGAGTGGTCGTCAACTGAACCGCAACAGCAGCCATCGCCAGGCTATGTTCCGTAACATGGCAGGTTCGCTGGTTCGTCATGAAATCATCAAGACGACCCTGCCGAAAGCGAAAGAACTGCGTCGCGTAGTTGAGCCGCTGATTACTCTTGCCAAGACTGATAGCGTTGCTAATCGTCGTCTGGCATTCGCCCGCACTCGTGATAACGAGATCGTGGCAAAACTGTTTAACGAGCTGGGCCCGCGTTTCGCGAGCCGCGCCGGTGGTTACACTCGCATTCTGAAGTGTGGCTTCCGTGCAGGCGACAACGCGCCGATGGCATACATCGAGCTGGTTGATCGTGCTGAGCCGAAAGCAGAAGCTGCTGCAGAGTAA